The following proteins come from a genomic window of Coregonus clupeaformis isolate EN_2021a chromosome 2, ASM2061545v1, whole genome shotgun sequence:
- the mlsl gene encoding malate synthase-like — MSAPITMELEPSPPGLEAEYRTIFTAGSLVFLQELVSTFDEEVDNILRLRISRKTHLDLSGDLPGFCEVTAPVRSDPTWRVRPVPQRLQRRHVDVGDLAPCDTQRFIQALSSPAQGLQIDFDDGNCPTYHNQIKGIYNVYRAVHNQFPNAPKISQAPVLMLRPRAWNMVEHNMMVKGKEVPGPLCDFGLLMFHCGRLLFDSESGPFFYLSKVESYLEARLWNNIFLWTEQKLGLPVGSIKATVLIENVLSAFEMEEILYELKDHSAGLNCGIWDYSASFVNKFGHRGAFLLPDRSKYVNMEKLFLRSYMDLLVQTCHRRGALATGGMAALLLPQNRDSAPYRAALANVTRLKLLEIKAGVDGFMVYDLGLIEPMQKLFQLHTQGDNQMHQLRDDLAVTPDNLLCMPAGGVTLYGLKYNIAVGILFIDAWLKGKGHFFYRGQVEDSATAEISRSQVWQWIRHQTQLEDDGRVVTRGMVTELTQEVMGELTCCHTVREEQTLLTAAAMFLEVVQKRDFPEFLTTYLNLDHTFLSSQAKRHEGGAVGDVPRPKL; from the exons ATGTCC GCCCCTATAACCATGGAGCTAGAGCCTTCTCCCCCAGGGTTGGAGGCTGAGTATCGCACCATCTTTACCGCAGGCTCCCTGGTCTTCCTACAGGAACTGGTCTCAACATTTGATGAAGAGGTCGACAAT ATCCTGAGGCTGAGAATCTCCAGGAAGACccacctggacctgtcaggtgaCCTGCCGGGGTTCTGTGAGGTAACAGCCCCCGTGAGGAGCGACCCTACCTGGAGGGTCCGTCCAGTCCCCCAGAGGCTGCAGAGGAGACATGTGGATGTGGGAGACCTGGCCCCCTGCGACACCCAGCGCTTCATTCAGGCCCTCAGCTCCCCTGCACAGGGCCTACAG ATTGATTTTGATGATGGAAACTGCCCGACGTACCACAACCAGATAAAAGGCATTTATAATGTTTACCGGGCGGTGCATAATCAATTTCCCA ATGCCCCCAAGATATCCCAGGCTCCTGTTCTGATGCTCCGCCCTAGAGCCTGGAACATGGTGGAACACAACATGATG GTTAAAGGCAAAGAGGTGCCAGGGCCGCTGTGTGATTTCGGCCTCCTCATGTTCCACTGTGGCAGGCTGTTGTTCGACAGCGAGAGTGGGCCATTTTTCTACCTCTCCAAA GTTGAGAGCTACCTGGAGGCGAGACTTTGGAACAACATATTCCTCTGGACAGAGCAGAAG TTGGGCCTGCCTGTGGGTAGCATTAAGGCTACCGTGCTGATAGAGAACGTGTTGTCAGCATTTGAGATGGAGGAGATTCTGTATGAGCTTAAGGATCACTCCGCTGGACTCAACTGTGGGATCTGGGATTACTCAGCCTCCTTTGTCAACAAGTTCG GTCACCGAGGGGCCTTCCTGCTCCCTGACCGCAGTAAGTATGTCAACATGGAGAAGCTGTTCCTGCGGAGCTACATGGACCTGCTGGTCCAGACATGTCACCGTAGAGGAGCCCTGGCTACTGGGGGTATGGCGGCCCTGCTGCTGCCTCAGAACAGGGACAGTGCCCCCTATAGAGCAGCCTTGGCCAACGTCACCAG ACTGAAGTTACTGGAGATCAAAGCTGGTGTTGATGGCTTCATGGTGTATGACCTGGGCTTGATAGAGCCCATGCAGAAA ctcttccagctgcatACTCAGGGTGACAACCAGATGCACCAGCTTAGAGATGACCTCGCGGTTACCCCCGACAACCTGCTCTGTATGCCAGCG GGTGGAGTAACCCTGTACGGCTTGAAGTATAACATCGCTGTAGGAATCCTGTTCATAGATGCTTGGCTCAAAG GCAAAGGTCACTTCTTCTACAGGGGACAGGTGGAGGATTCTGCAACTGCAGAAATCTCCAGATCCCAG GTGTGGCAGTGGATCCGCCATCAGACGCAGCTGGAGGATGATGGGAGGGTGGTGACCCGGGGTATGGTGACAGAGCTGACCCAGGAGGTCATGGGGGAGCTCACATGCTGTCACACTGTCAG gGAGGAACAGACGTTGTTGACAGCTGCAGCTATGTTCCTGGAGGTGGTCCAGAAGAGAGACTTCCCAGAGTTCCTCACCACCTACCTCAACCTGGACCACACCTTCCTCAGCTCACAAGCCAAAAGGCATGAGGGTGGGGCAGTAGGGGACGTGCCCAGACCGAAACTCTGA
- the rab33ba gene encoding RAB33B, member RAS oncogene family a isoform X1, with translation MESVESSTEFTSSLTVSSHLPPPRTRIFKIIVIGDSGVGKTCLTYRFCAGKFPEKTEATIGVDFREKLIEIDGEKIKVQLWDTAGQERFRKSMVQHYYRNVHAVVFVYDVTSAASFRSLPAWIEECKQHALGHEVPRILVGNKCDLQNFVQVDTDLAQQFADAHSMPLFETSAKNPSSDGHGDGNQGNSDHVEAIFMTVAHKLKSQKPLILSQPPGGVLGGDTVTLRRGRDEGTASWACSC, from the exons ATGGAAAGTGTGGAGTCGTCGACGGAATTCACTAGTTCGCTGACTGTCTCGTCTCATCTTCCGCCACCACGGACACGGATTTTCAAGATCATCGTGATTGGGGACTCTGGTGTGGGCAAGACCTGCCTCACCTACCGATTCTGTGCGGGCAAGTTTCCGGAGAAAACCGAGGCCACGATCGGGGTGGACTTTCGGGAGAAACTGATCGAGATTGACGGCGAGAAAATCAAG GTTCAGCTATGGGACACGGCAGGCCAGGAGCGTTTCCGTAAGAGCATGGTGCAGCACTACTACCGGAACGTGCATGCTGTGGTGTTCGTGTACGACGTGACCAGTGCCGCCAGCTTCCGCAGCCTCCCAGCCTGGATCGAGGAGTGTAAGCAGCACGCCCTGGGCCACGAGGTCCCGAGGATCCTGGTGGGGAACAAGTGTGACCTGCAGAACTTTGTCCAGGTGGACACAGACTTGGCCCAGCAGTTTGCAGACGCCCACTCCATGCCCTTGTTCGAGACATCCGCCAAGAATCCCAGCAGCGACGGCCATGGTGACGGTAACCAGGGAAACAGTGATCACGTGGAGGCCATTTTCATGACTGTAGCCCACAAGCTGAAGTCCCAGAAGCCTCTGATACTGAGCCAGCCGCCCGGGGGGGTTTTAGGGGGGGACACTGTGACCCTGAGGAGGGGAAGGGACGAGGGGACAGCGAGCTGGGCCTGCAGCTGCTGA
- the rab33ba gene encoding RAB33B, member RAS oncogene family a isoform X2 has translation MESVESSTEFTSSLTVSSHLPPPRTRIFKIIVIGDSGVGKTCLTYRFCAGKFPEKTEATIGVDFREKLIEIDGEKIKLWDTAGQERFRKSMVQHYYRNVHAVVFVYDVTSAASFRSLPAWIEECKQHALGHEVPRILVGNKCDLQNFVQVDTDLAQQFADAHSMPLFETSAKNPSSDGHGDGNQGNSDHVEAIFMTVAHKLKSQKPLILSQPPGGVLGGDTVTLRRGRDEGTASWACSC, from the exons ATGGAAAGTGTGGAGTCGTCGACGGAATTCACTAGTTCGCTGACTGTCTCGTCTCATCTTCCGCCACCACGGACACGGATTTTCAAGATCATCGTGATTGGGGACTCTGGTGTGGGCAAGACCTGCCTCACCTACCGATTCTGTGCGGGCAAGTTTCCGGAGAAAACCGAGGCCACGATCGGGGTGGACTTTCGGGAGAAACTGATCGAGATTGACGGCGAGAAAATCAAG CTATGGGACACGGCAGGCCAGGAGCGTTTCCGTAAGAGCATGGTGCAGCACTACTACCGGAACGTGCATGCTGTGGTGTTCGTGTACGACGTGACCAGTGCCGCCAGCTTCCGCAGCCTCCCAGCCTGGATCGAGGAGTGTAAGCAGCACGCCCTGGGCCACGAGGTCCCGAGGATCCTGGTGGGGAACAAGTGTGACCTGCAGAACTTTGTCCAGGTGGACACAGACTTGGCCCAGCAGTTTGCAGACGCCCACTCCATGCCCTTGTTCGAGACATCCGCCAAGAATCCCAGCAGCGACGGCCATGGTGACGGTAACCAGGGAAACAGTGATCACGTGGAGGCCATTTTCATGACTGTAGCCCACAAGCTGAAGTCCCAGAAGCCTCTGATACTGAGCCAGCCGCCCGGGGGGGTTTTAGGGGGGGACACTGTGACCCTGAGGAGGGGAAGGGACGAGGGGACAGCGAGCTGGGCCTGCAGCTGCTGA
- the LOC121531751 gene encoding ferritin, middle subunit, with the protein MGQLQRNPTSEITLCVNRMINMEMFASYTYTSMAFYFSRDDVALPGFSNFFKENCYEEREHAEKLLSFQNKRGGRIFLQDIKKPDRDEWGNGLEAMQCALQLEKNVNQALLDLHKIASDKVDPHLCDFLQSHYLNEQVEAIKKLGNHVTNLTKMDAVNNKKAEYLFDKHTLRGQS; encoded by the coding sequence ATGGGACAGTTGCAAAGAAACCCCACCAGTGAAATTACCCTCTGTGTAAATCGGATGATCAACATGGAGATGTTTGCCTCTTACACCTACACTTCAATGGCTTTCTATTTCTCCCGTGACGATGTGGCTCTGCCTGGCTTCTCTAATTTCTTCAAGGAGAACTGCTACGAGGAGCGCGAGCACGCCGAAAAGCTGCTCTCCTTCCAGAACAAAAGAGGTGGACGCATTTTCCTCCAGGACATCAAGAAGCCAGATCGTGATGAGTGGGGCAATGGGCTTGAGGCCATGCAGTGTGCTCTGCAGCTGGAGAAGAATGTGAACCAGGCCCTGCTGGACCTGCACAAGATTGCCTCCGACAAGGTCGACCCTCATCTGTGTGACTTCCTGCAGTCCCACTACCTGAATGAGCAGGTGGAGGCCATTAAGAAGCTGGGCAACCACGTCACCAACCTCACTAAAATGGATGCTGTCAACAACAAGAAGGCAGAGTACCTGTTTGACAAGCACACCCTGAGAGGCCAGAGCTAA